One genomic segment of Sparus aurata chromosome 24, fSpaAur1.1, whole genome shotgun sequence includes these proteins:
- the LOC115576623 gene encoding transcriptional-regulating factor 1-like isoform X1, whose amino-acid sequence MSDMWSFSSSSPPPMMHHSSLSQSAPFISSPSSDGNHGNHLSTKLPSYHLVPQNQVSSPHVPESPHHHLPPQVTSPHHHLPPQVTSPHHHLPPQVTSPHIVPETQVTSPHLFYQPQQTSPHCGPWSQVTSPNLQHPYVPSPNLFPQPQVTSPHYAPQPQVTSPHYAPQPQVTSPHFAPQPQVTSPHFAPQPQVTSPHFAPQPQVGFPSLLSPPLHHLPNQNPDPTLDDPTWSRADPSYSYSYQNQTTAHLNLHLQNQFSTGVTHHTDLSIGSYEQGDTPGPGRDTWRCLGPNRHQLQCSPLGSMSGEVTLGRWSSDFSSSPAEDSSSTQFFHNNTPQPFCSPNTPGPSPHYPQTPTISSPGPHLHPREDRLDLHAQTSGQLSRDTTLSCCLQECDGYQMISEQHLLPSQSELIQDQTGLLNAAVNPDSRFSPQGGGQDVSSSTQTSGLPAGLSWREESGGGGRGRGGGRGRGRGGRGRGGGDGGQADWNWIKQPKNSIELLDSRLMCTVCKRDFRSLPALNGHMRSHSGSRPAAWLNKVEDSSPLVPPSVSMVMPVTVPVQSGGPVKASRSAQRRLRRLSPAGGRSVLYRSLLHRDEEKEAEGGGAHYTPPPMLCPLRAGPGLYCSLTTRRQQRVQTVQLHNTHTDGLNDLVAMETASPPPGTLTTGINKPRINVGRGFQAEIPPLQRRKYAHSDSHNALLLWMPCEELERPVNQLRVEALLTMVRSSVVPGGGASPESALHVLSECRGDFLLTVAKLLSTPETSDNSQDTDQQCPSWSAAERRSMVKSLQLHQKDFSKIQKVVQTKSLSQCVEYYYLWKKKLSLSTRTPAGLTVTLPDTNGQRSSRSHDAS is encoded by the exons atgtcTGACATGTGGTCGTTctcctcgtcctctcctcctcccatgATGCATCACTCCTCCCTGTCTCAGTCAGCTCCTTTCATCTCCTCCCCTTCGTCAGACGGAAACCATGGAAACCATCTCAGCACTAAG TTACCTTCCTATCACCTCGTACCTCAGAACCAAGTATCCTCACCTCACGTCCCCGAGTCCCCTCACCATCACCTCCCTCCTCAGGTGACCTCCCCTCACCATCACCTCCCTCCTCAGGTGACCTCCCCTCACCATCACCTCCCTCCTCAGGTGACCTCCCCTCACATCGTACCTGAGACCCAGGTGACCTCCCCTCACCTCTTCTATCAGCCCCAACAAACCTCCCCTCACTGTGGGCCCTGGTCCCAGGTGACCTCCCCTAACCTCCAACATCCCTATGTTCCATCCCCCAACCTGTTTCCCCAGCCTCAGGTAACCTCCCCTCACTATGCACCCCAGCCTCAGGTAACCTCCCCTCACTATGCACCCCAGCCTCAGGTGACCTCCCCTCACTTTGCACCCCAGCCTCAGGTGACCTCCCCTCACTTTGCACCCCAGCCTCAGGTGACCTCCCCTCACTTTGCACCCCAGCCTCAGGTGGGCTTCCCTTCCCTGCTCTCCCCGCCCCTGCACCACCTCCCCAACCAAAACCCAGATCCAACTTTAGACGATCCAACCTGGAGCAGAGCTGATCCTTCCTACAGTTACTCCTATCAG AACCAGACCACAGCCCACCTGAATCTCCATCTCCAGAACCAGTTCAGTACTGGAGTCACCCACCACACAGACCTCTCCATTGGCTCATATGAACAGGGTGACACACCTGGTCCAGGTCGGGACACCTGGAGGTGTCTCGGGCCAAATCGGCACCAGCTGCAGTGCTCTCCGCTGGGCTCCATGTCCGGAGAAGTCACCCTGGGAAGATGGAGCTCCGACTTCAGCTCGTCTCCTGCTGAAGACTCCTCCAGCACTCAGTTTTTCCACAACAACACCCCGCAGCCCTTCTGTAGCCCCAACACTCCTGGTCCAAGTCCTCATTACCCACAAACCCCGACGATCTCCAGCCCGGGTCCTCACCTACACCCCAGGGAGGACAGACTGGATCTCCACGCACAAACATCTGGACAGCTGAGCAGAGATACAACCCtcagctgctgtctgcaggAGTGTGACGGCTACCAGATGATCTCCGAGCAGCACCTCCTCCCGAGCCAAAGTGAGCTGATCCAGGACCAGACGGGCCTCCTCAACGCCGCAGTGAACCCAGACAGCCGTTTCTCTCCACAGGGAGGAGGCCAGgacgtcagcagcagcacccagACTTCAGGCCTTCCTGCTGGGCTGAGCTGGAGAGaagagagtggaggaggaggaagaggaagaggaggaggaagaggaagaggaagaggaggaagaggacggggaggaggagatggaggccAGGCCGACTGGAACTGG ATCAAACAACCTAAAAACAGCATAGAACTCCTCGACAGCAG GCTGATGTGTACGGTGTGTAAACGAGATTTCAGGAGTCTGCCGGCGCTGAACGGACACATGCGCTCCCACAGCGGCTCCAGACCGGCTGCATGGCTGAACAAG GTCGAGGACTCCTCCCCACTGGTCCCACCCTCGGTCTCCATGGTGATGCCCGTCACCGTGCCCGTCCAATCCGGAGGCCCGGTGAAGGCGAGCAGGAGCGCACAGAGGAGACTCAGGCGCCTCTCTCCAGCCGGCGGACGCTCTGTGCTCTACCGCAGCCTGCTGCACCGAGACGAGGAGAAGGAGGCTGAGGGTGGAGGCGCACACTACACCCCTCCACCCATGCTGTGCCCCCTCAGGGCGGGGCCGGGGTTGTACTGCTCGCTCACCACCAGGAGGCAGCAGCGGGTCCAGACTGTGCagcttcacaacacacaca CAGATGGACTCAATGAtctggttgccatggagacggCTTCTCCACCTCCTGGGACCTTAACGACGGGGATCAATAAGCC GCGGATCAACGTAGGGCGGGGCTTCCAGGCTGAAATCCCGCCCCTACAAAGGCGTAAATACGCCCACTCAGactcccacaatgcactgctgCTGTGGATGCCATGCGAGGAGCTGGAGCGTCCTGTCAATCAGCTGAGAG TTGAAGCTCTGCTGACGATGGTTCGTTCCAGCGTGGTGCCAGGGGGCGGGGCCAGCCCAGAGTCGGCCCTCCACGTCCTATCAGAGTGCAGAGGAGACTTCCTG CTGACGGTCGCGAAGCTGCTTTCAACCCCTGAAACCTCCGACAACAGCCAGGACACAGATCAACAGTGTCCAA GCTGGagtgcagcagagagaaggTCCATGGTTAAATCACTGCAGCTTCATCAAAAAGACTTCAGCAAGATCCAGAAAGTG gttCAGACCAAGTCCCTCTCCCAGTGTGTGGAGTATTATTATCTGTGGAAGAAGAAGCTGAGTCTGAGCACGAGGACCCCGGCTGGACTGACCGTCACGCTGCCCGACACAAAT ggtcaaaggtcatcgAGATCACATGACGCCTCATAA
- the LOC115576695 gene encoding uncharacterized protein C1orf115-like, which translates to MGAQEKEEEGAPSAAKKPQKCSKEVYFSVLPDQYEPLIEEEEEETAEERRKRKEEKKKKKKQRCKKYRKNLGKALRFSWRCLMAGLQSMASAYATPLSAVSTVVTEVNRSSSSRA; encoded by the exons ATGGGAGcgcaggagaaggaggaggaaggagctCCTTCAGCCGCGAAGAAGCCGCAGAAATGCTCCAAAGAAGTTTATTTCTCCGTCCTGCCGGATCAATACGAGCCTCTgatcgaggaggaggaggaggagacggccgaggagaggaggaagaggaaggaggagaagaagaagaagaagaagcagcgcTGCAAGAAGTACAGGAAG AACTTGGGGAAGGCGCTGCGTTTCAGCTGGCGCTGCCTGATGGCGGGTTTACAGAGCATGGCCTCCGCCTACGCCACCCCGCTCTCCGCTGTGTCCACGGTGGTGACGGAGGTGAACcggtccagcagcagcagagcatgA
- the LOC115576623 gene encoding transcriptional-regulating factor 1-like isoform X2 yields MSDMWSFSSSSPPPMMHHSSLSQSAPFISSPSSDGNHGNHLSTKLPSYHLVPQNQVSSPHVPESPHHHLPPQVTSPHHHLPPQVTSPHHHLPPQVTSPHIVPETQVTSPHLFYQPQQTSPHCGPWSQVTSPNLQHPYVPSPNLFPQPQVTSPHYAPQPQVTSPHYAPQPQVTSPHFAPQPQVTSPHFAPQPQVTSPHFAPQPQVGFPSLLSPPLHHLPNQNPDPTLDDPTWSRADPSYSYSYQNQTTAHLNLHLQNQFSTGVTHHTDLSIGSYEQGDTPGPGRDTWRCLGPNRHQLQCSPLGSMSGEVTLGRWSSDFSSSPAEDSSSTQFFHNNTPQPFCSPNTPGPSPHYPQTPTISSPGPHLHPREDRLDLHAQTSGQLSRDTTLSCCLQECDGYQMISEQHLLPSQSELIQDQTGLLNAAVNPDSRFSPQGGGQDVSSSTQTSGLPAGLSWREESGGGGRGRGGGRGRGRGGRGRGGGDGGQADWNWIKQPKNSIELLDSRLMCTVCKRDFRSLPALNGHMRSHSGSRPAAWLNKVEDSSPLVPPSVSMVMPVTVPVQSGGPVKASRSAQRRLRRLSPAGGRSVLYRSLLHRDEEKEAEGGGAHYTPPPMLCPLRAGPGLYCSLTTRRQQRVQTVQLHNTHNGLNDLVAMETASPPPGTLTTGINKPRINVGRGFQAEIPPLQRRKYAHSDSHNALLLWMPCEELERPVNQLRVEALLTMVRSSVVPGGGASPESALHVLSECRGDFLLTVAKLLSTPETSDNSQDTDQQCPSWSAAERRSMVKSLQLHQKDFSKIQKVVQTKSLSQCVEYYYLWKKKLSLSTRTPAGLTVTLPDTNGQRSSRSHDAS; encoded by the exons atgtcTGACATGTGGTCGTTctcctcgtcctctcctcctcccatgATGCATCACTCCTCCCTGTCTCAGTCAGCTCCTTTCATCTCCTCCCCTTCGTCAGACGGAAACCATGGAAACCATCTCAGCACTAAG TTACCTTCCTATCACCTCGTACCTCAGAACCAAGTATCCTCACCTCACGTCCCCGAGTCCCCTCACCATCACCTCCCTCCTCAGGTGACCTCCCCTCACCATCACCTCCCTCCTCAGGTGACCTCCCCTCACCATCACCTCCCTCCTCAGGTGACCTCCCCTCACATCGTACCTGAGACCCAGGTGACCTCCCCTCACCTCTTCTATCAGCCCCAACAAACCTCCCCTCACTGTGGGCCCTGGTCCCAGGTGACCTCCCCTAACCTCCAACATCCCTATGTTCCATCCCCCAACCTGTTTCCCCAGCCTCAGGTAACCTCCCCTCACTATGCACCCCAGCCTCAGGTAACCTCCCCTCACTATGCACCCCAGCCTCAGGTGACCTCCCCTCACTTTGCACCCCAGCCTCAGGTGACCTCCCCTCACTTTGCACCCCAGCCTCAGGTGACCTCCCCTCACTTTGCACCCCAGCCTCAGGTGGGCTTCCCTTCCCTGCTCTCCCCGCCCCTGCACCACCTCCCCAACCAAAACCCAGATCCAACTTTAGACGATCCAACCTGGAGCAGAGCTGATCCTTCCTACAGTTACTCCTATCAG AACCAGACCACAGCCCACCTGAATCTCCATCTCCAGAACCAGTTCAGTACTGGAGTCACCCACCACACAGACCTCTCCATTGGCTCATATGAACAGGGTGACACACCTGGTCCAGGTCGGGACACCTGGAGGTGTCTCGGGCCAAATCGGCACCAGCTGCAGTGCTCTCCGCTGGGCTCCATGTCCGGAGAAGTCACCCTGGGAAGATGGAGCTCCGACTTCAGCTCGTCTCCTGCTGAAGACTCCTCCAGCACTCAGTTTTTCCACAACAACACCCCGCAGCCCTTCTGTAGCCCCAACACTCCTGGTCCAAGTCCTCATTACCCACAAACCCCGACGATCTCCAGCCCGGGTCCTCACCTACACCCCAGGGAGGACAGACTGGATCTCCACGCACAAACATCTGGACAGCTGAGCAGAGATACAACCCtcagctgctgtctgcaggAGTGTGACGGCTACCAGATGATCTCCGAGCAGCACCTCCTCCCGAGCCAAAGTGAGCTGATCCAGGACCAGACGGGCCTCCTCAACGCCGCAGTGAACCCAGACAGCCGTTTCTCTCCACAGGGAGGAGGCCAGgacgtcagcagcagcacccagACTTCAGGCCTTCCTGCTGGGCTGAGCTGGAGAGaagagagtggaggaggaggaagaggaagaggaggaggaagaggaagaggaagaggaggaagaggacggggaggaggagatggaggccAGGCCGACTGGAACTGG ATCAAACAACCTAAAAACAGCATAGAACTCCTCGACAGCAG GCTGATGTGTACGGTGTGTAAACGAGATTTCAGGAGTCTGCCGGCGCTGAACGGACACATGCGCTCCCACAGCGGCTCCAGACCGGCTGCATGGCTGAACAAG GTCGAGGACTCCTCCCCACTGGTCCCACCCTCGGTCTCCATGGTGATGCCCGTCACCGTGCCCGTCCAATCCGGAGGCCCGGTGAAGGCGAGCAGGAGCGCACAGAGGAGACTCAGGCGCCTCTCTCCAGCCGGCGGACGCTCTGTGCTCTACCGCAGCCTGCTGCACCGAGACGAGGAGAAGGAGGCTGAGGGTGGAGGCGCACACTACACCCCTCCACCCATGCTGTGCCCCCTCAGGGCGGGGCCGGGGTTGTACTGCTCGCTCACCACCAGGAGGCAGCAGCGGGTCCAGACTGTGCagcttcacaacacacaca ATGGACTCAATGAtctggttgccatggagacggCTTCTCCACCTCCTGGGACCTTAACGACGGGGATCAATAAGCC GCGGATCAACGTAGGGCGGGGCTTCCAGGCTGAAATCCCGCCCCTACAAAGGCGTAAATACGCCCACTCAGactcccacaatgcactgctgCTGTGGATGCCATGCGAGGAGCTGGAGCGTCCTGTCAATCAGCTGAGAG TTGAAGCTCTGCTGACGATGGTTCGTTCCAGCGTGGTGCCAGGGGGCGGGGCCAGCCCAGAGTCGGCCCTCCACGTCCTATCAGAGTGCAGAGGAGACTTCCTG CTGACGGTCGCGAAGCTGCTTTCAACCCCTGAAACCTCCGACAACAGCCAGGACACAGATCAACAGTGTCCAA GCTGGagtgcagcagagagaaggTCCATGGTTAAATCACTGCAGCTTCATCAAAAAGACTTCAGCAAGATCCAGAAAGTG gttCAGACCAAGTCCCTCTCCCAGTGTGTGGAGTATTATTATCTGTGGAAGAAGAAGCTGAGTCTGAGCACGAGGACCCCGGCTGGACTGACCGTCACGCTGCCCGACACAAAT ggtcaaaggtcatcgAGATCACATGACGCCTCATAA